One Candidatus Nitrososphaera evergladensis SR1 genomic window carries:
- a CDS encoding class I SAM-dependent methyltransferase, producing MVDEAKLNEFIGKVVSDMGGGAGVLLAFVGDRLGLYRAMAGAGSITADALAQKTGTNPRMIREWLASQAAGGYVSYDAKTGEYMLPEEQAMALAQEGGPAFMQGGFQILVSLFKDEQKIIEAVRTGRGLSWGDHDKCLFEGTERFFRPAYNANLIRNWIPALDGVEAKLVKGAKMADVGCGHGASTILLAKAYPNSKFYGFDYHEPSIEWAKKQAEKEGVADRVTFQVAKSTDFAGDDYDVVAFFDCLHDMADPYGAAAHTYRALKKKDGTMFIVEPYAEDRLEDNLNPLGRLFYSASTTVCVPASLAQGGPGLGAQAGEKRIREVVEKGGFTRFRRAMKSPVNLVYEARP from the coding sequence ATGGTCGACGAGGCAAAGTTGAACGAGTTTATCGGCAAGGTGGTAAGCGACATGGGAGGAGGGGCAGGAGTACTCCTCGCATTTGTCGGCGACAGACTGGGACTGTACAGGGCGATGGCAGGTGCGGGCTCTATTACTGCAGACGCGCTTGCACAAAAAACAGGCACCAACCCGCGCATGATAAGAGAGTGGCTTGCAAGCCAGGCTGCAGGCGGGTACGTGTCGTACGACGCCAAAACAGGTGAGTACATGCTGCCGGAGGAGCAGGCGATGGCGCTTGCGCAGGAAGGAGGCCCGGCGTTCATGCAGGGCGGCTTTCAGATATTGGTGTCGCTTTTCAAGGACGAGCAAAAGATAATCGAGGCGGTAAGGACCGGAAGGGGGCTTTCGTGGGGCGACCACGACAAGTGCCTGTTTGAAGGCACCGAGCGCTTTTTCAGGCCGGCGTACAACGCAAACCTCATCAGGAACTGGATACCGGCACTTGACGGCGTGGAGGCCAAGCTGGTAAAGGGCGCCAAGATGGCAGACGTCGGCTGCGGCCATGGCGCATCGACGATACTTTTGGCCAAGGCGTACCCAAACTCCAAGTTCTACGGGTTTGACTACCACGAGCCTTCCATTGAATGGGCAAAAAAGCAGGCAGAAAAAGAAGGGGTTGCAGACAGGGTGACATTCCAAGTGGCCAAGTCCACAGACTTTGCTGGCGACGACTATGACGTTGTTGCGTTCTTTGACTGCCTGCACGACATGGCCGACCCATATGGCGCGGCGGCCCACACGTACAGGGCGCTCAAGAAAAAGGACGGCACGATGTTCATAGTCGAGCCGTACGCCGAAGACAGGCTGGAGGACAACCTCAACCCGCTTGGGAGGCTGTTCTACTCTGCTTCGACTACCGTATGCGTGCCGGCGTCACTTGCGCAGGGCGGGCCGGGGCTTGGCGCGCAGGCAGGCGAGAAAAGGATACGCGAGGTAGTCGAAAAGGGCGGCTTTACCAGATTCAGGCGCGCCATGAAAAGCCCAGTGAACCTTGTGTACGAGGCTAGACCCTAG
- a CDS encoding C2H2-type zinc finger protein: MAGFFFTAKHECEKCGKKFRKVEEFMQHQQVAHENKQYVCEKCGMGFDGMEQMRDHAKKFHSYNRMLDDRKKKSNS; the protein is encoded by the coding sequence ATGGCAGGTTTTTTCTTTACCGCAAAGCACGAATGCGAAAAGTGCGGCAAAAAGTTTCGCAAGGTCGAAGAATTCATGCAGCACCAGCAGGTGGCGCATGAAAACAAGCAGTACGTCTGCGAAAAGTGCGGCATGGGCTTTGACGGCATGGAGCAGATGCGCGACCACGCAAAAAAGTTCCATTCGTACAACAGGATGCTTGACGACAGGAAAAAGAAAAGTAACAGCTAG
- the tpiA gene encoding triose-phosphate isomerase, whose product MNRPFIINFKNYGEASSAEKTLELAMAAQDVAKRLGVEVVVAPPQPALALVCKSVDIPVVSQHIDDAQQGSTTGFFVPEIAKLYGASGSLINHSEHRIGVDIIASLVKRLRSLQMTSIVCARTPDEVAAISKMEPDFIAIEPPELIGSGRAVSKENPAIITDSIKAAGGRSKVICGAGITDESDVAKAVELGSYGVLVASGIIKAKSWPDKIAELAQGMKKIS is encoded by the coding sequence TTGAACCGGCCTTTCATCATCAATTTCAAGAATTATGGCGAGGCGTCTTCGGCAGAAAAGACGCTCGAGCTTGCAATGGCGGCGCAGGACGTTGCAAAAAGACTGGGAGTCGAGGTGGTGGTTGCGCCCCCGCAGCCGGCGCTTGCGCTCGTCTGCAAAAGCGTTGACATTCCCGTAGTAAGCCAGCACATCGACGACGCGCAGCAAGGCTCGACTACCGGGTTTTTCGTGCCAGAGATCGCAAAATTGTACGGCGCGTCAGGCTCTTTGATAAACCACAGCGAGCACAGGATCGGCGTTGATATTATCGCAAGCTTGGTAAAGAGGCTGCGCTCGCTGCAGATGACGTCAATAGTGTGCGCCCGCACGCCTGACGAGGTGGCAGCGATATCGAAAATGGAGCCGGACTTTATCGCAATCGAGCCTCCAGAGCTCATAGGCTCTGGCAGGGCAGTGTCAAAGGAAAACCCGGCCATCATAACAGATTCGATAAAGGCTGCAGGCGGCAGGTCAAAGGTGATCTGCGGCGCAGGCATCACCGATGAAAGCGACGTGGCAAAGGCAGTCGAGCTTGGCTCGTACGGCGTGCTGGTCGCTTCTGGCATAATCAAAGCCAAGTCGTGGCCTGACAAGATAGCCGAGCTTGCGCAGGGCATGAAGAAAATATCGTAA
- the ppdK gene encoding pyruvate, phosphate dikinase, whose protein sequence is MSTSAIAKPIYFFDEADGKNRALLGGKGAGLAEMTKLGLPVPPGFIITTDICEKFYEAGKRLPDGLMDEVRKSIRRLETITGKKFGDAKNPLLVSVRSGAPVSMPGMMDTILNLGLNDQTVEGLAAQSGDVRFALDAYRRFIQMFGKIVLGADDRQFEKAFAGNNNNGISGEKALRQVIASFRSLCEATGKRFPDDPYKQIELAIDAVFRSWMGKRAVEYRRQYGITPDMANGTAVTVVAMVFGNMGNDSATGVVFTRNPETGEKKLYGDYLVNAQGEDVVSGKANPSHIDQMESEMPKVFSQLSQVCQKLENHFRECQDVEFTVERSRLYILQTRTAKMSAGASVKTSVDMYHEGLINKVEALQRIDPEGLEQILYPRIDSHVVRQKPVATGVAASPGAASGIAVFDVAKAEAMGKRGDKVILVREDTKPDDVPAFFQSVGILTTRGGKTSHAAVVARGMGKPCVVGCSQIEIDPEGASFSVNGRVAVTEGQKITIDGSTGRVYTVEVPTVAPEITSEFKEILQWSAEMKAIRIRANADTPESATLARKYGAEGIGLCRTERMFNQHDRIALFTKMVMAETEQEREKALAELERLQRSDFKAIFKEMQGLPVTIRLLDPPLHEFLPKEEDLMMQIFELKSEGGHRAEAEMLKREKMLRRVRELSEINPMLGHRGVRVGITFPEIYEMQIRAVCEAAADLTKEGVRVESQIMVPQVATVNELATVRHMFESVKREAEHRHRIKLKIVFGSMIEVVRSCLVADEIAHVADFLSFGTNDLTQATFSFSREDAEGKFLPFYLEKGVIAVNPFQSIDQKGVGRLMKMTIEMARKVKKDMEIGICGEHGGDPKSIEFCTTIGLDYVSASSHRIPIAILAAAQSAIRGNKSGKLSRFLTD, encoded by the coding sequence ATGAGCACAAGCGCGATTGCCAAGCCGATATACTTCTTTGACGAGGCTGACGGCAAGAACAGGGCACTCCTTGGAGGCAAGGGCGCCGGCCTTGCGGAAATGACAAAGCTGGGCCTGCCAGTCCCACCCGGCTTTATAATCACGACTGACATTTGCGAAAAGTTCTACGAGGCAGGCAAGCGCCTGCCGGACGGCCTGATGGACGAGGTGCGCAAGTCCATCCGGCGCCTTGAAACGATAACTGGCAAAAAGTTTGGCGACGCAAAAAACCCGCTTCTTGTCTCCGTCAGGTCAGGCGCGCCGGTGTCGATGCCGGGCATGATGGACACGATCCTCAACCTCGGCCTGAACGACCAGACGGTGGAAGGACTTGCCGCGCAGAGCGGCGACGTCAGGTTTGCGCTTGATGCCTACCGGCGCTTTATCCAGATGTTTGGCAAGATAGTGCTTGGCGCAGACGACAGGCAGTTTGAAAAAGCGTTTGCAGGAAATAATAATAATGGCATCTCTGGCGAAAAGGCGCTGCGGCAGGTCATCGCGTCGTTCCGCTCGCTGTGCGAGGCAACGGGCAAGAGGTTTCCTGACGACCCGTACAAGCAGATAGAGCTTGCAATCGACGCGGTGTTTCGCTCGTGGATGGGCAAGCGCGCAGTAGAATACCGCAGGCAGTACGGAATCACGCCGGACATGGCAAACGGCACCGCAGTCACGGTCGTGGCGATGGTGTTCGGCAACATGGGAAACGACAGCGCGACAGGCGTCGTGTTTACGCGAAACCCCGAGACAGGCGAGAAAAAGCTGTACGGCGACTATTTGGTTAACGCGCAGGGCGAAGACGTCGTGTCGGGCAAGGCAAACCCAAGCCACATCGACCAGATGGAAAGCGAGATGCCGAAGGTGTTCAGCCAGTTGAGCCAAGTCTGCCAGAAACTGGAAAACCATTTCAGGGAATGCCAAGACGTCGAGTTTACCGTCGAACGCAGCAGGCTGTACATCCTGCAGACAAGGACGGCCAAGATGAGCGCAGGTGCAAGCGTCAAGACGTCGGTGGACATGTACCACGAAGGCCTCATCAACAAGGTCGAGGCGCTGCAGCGAATTGACCCGGAGGGCCTTGAGCAGATACTGTACCCGAGGATCGACAGCCATGTAGTCAGGCAAAAGCCGGTTGCCACAGGGGTTGCGGCATCGCCGGGCGCGGCAAGCGGTATCGCCGTTTTTGACGTAGCAAAGGCAGAGGCGATGGGCAAGCGCGGAGACAAAGTCATCCTCGTCAGAGAGGACACCAAGCCGGACGACGTGCCGGCGTTCTTCCAGTCAGTCGGCATACTCACCACTAGGGGCGGCAAGACCTCGCACGCGGCGGTGGTGGCAAGGGGCATGGGCAAGCCGTGCGTAGTTGGCTGCTCGCAGATAGAGATAGACCCGGAGGGCGCAAGCTTCTCCGTCAACGGCAGGGTGGCAGTCACAGAAGGCCAAAAGATAACTATTGACGGATCGACAGGCAGGGTGTATACAGTTGAAGTGCCCACCGTGGCTCCCGAGATAACGTCAGAATTCAAGGAGATCCTGCAGTGGTCGGCCGAGATGAAGGCGATAAGGATCCGCGCAAACGCCGACACGCCCGAGAGCGCGACTCTGGCAAGGAAGTATGGCGCAGAAGGCATCGGGCTGTGCAGGACAGAGCGCATGTTCAACCAGCACGACAGGATCGCGCTTTTCACAAAAATGGTCATGGCCGAGACGGAGCAAGAGCGAGAAAAAGCTCTGGCGGAACTTGAGCGCCTGCAAAGGTCCGACTTCAAGGCGATATTCAAAGAGATGCAGGGGTTGCCGGTGACTATCAGGCTCCTTGACCCGCCGCTGCACGAGTTCCTTCCAAAGGAAGAAGACCTGATGATGCAGATTTTCGAGTTAAAGTCGGAGGGCGGGCACAGGGCAGAGGCAGAAATGCTAAAGCGCGAAAAGATGCTCAGGCGCGTGCGCGAGCTTTCCGAGATAAACCCGATGCTCGGCCACAGGGGCGTCAGGGTCGGGATAACGTTTCCAGAGATATACGAGATGCAGATACGGGCAGTGTGCGAGGCGGCGGCTGACCTCACAAAAGAAGGCGTCAGGGTAGAGTCGCAGATAATGGTGCCGCAGGTGGCAACCGTCAACGAGCTTGCAACCGTCAGGCACATGTTCGAGTCTGTAAAACGCGAGGCCGAGCACAGGCACAGGATCAAACTAAAGATAGTCTTTGGGAGCATGATCGAAGTCGTCAGGTCGTGCCTCGTGGCAGACGAGATTGCTCACGTAGCTGATTTCCTCAGCTTTGGCACGAACGACCTCACGCAGGCCACGTTCAGCTTTAGCAGGGAGGACGCTGAAGGCAAGTTCCTGCCCTTTTACCTCGAGAAGGGAGTCATAGCGGTCAACCCGTTCCAGAGCATAGACCAGAAAGGTGTGGGGCGGCTGATGAAGATGACGATAGAGATGGCAAGGAAGGTGAAAAAGGACATGGAGATAGGCATCTGCGGCGAGCACGGAGGCGACCCCAAGTCCATCGAGTTTTGCACCACCATCGGGCTTGACTATGTGAGCGCCTCTTCGCACAGGATACCCATCGCCATCCTTGCAGCGGCCCAGTCGGCCATCAGGGGCAACAAGAGCGGCAAGCTGTCCAGATTCCTGACTGATTGA
- the fbp gene encoding fructose-1,6-bisphosphate aldolase/phosphatase — MRITISAIKADIGGIGGHTRPSDELVDAVKNFVAKNSKGMLIDHYIGYSGDDIHIIMTHTLGVDNEKIHKLAWDAFTEGTKVAKEQGLYGAGQDLLKDSFSGNVKGMGPGVAEIEMEERPSEVFCIFAADKTEPGAYNFPLWRMFVDARSNTGLLINERLAEGVVFRIMDVMSGKVADLKMWQDKAELEAALMYPGRYVVSAVFSADMSEQIVSASTDRLHNIAGTYVGKDDPIMIVRTQKNFPATEEAGSAFNDPHYVAGNTRGSHHMPLQPVKLNSPASLNYSIPIVSCLLFSMHNGKLTGPHDGFGTADWDLQRMWAAERAMIMRNQGFIHPATLIPEELEYNKGYQARMSKLESKFRDLDAQKKGKAGKR; from the coding sequence ATGCGGATCACGATCAGCGCAATCAAGGCAGACATTGGAGGCATTGGCGGCCACACCCGCCCAAGCGACGAGCTCGTTGACGCGGTAAAGAACTTTGTAGCCAAGAACTCAAAGGGGATGCTTATCGATCATTACATCGGCTATAGCGGCGACGACATTCACATCATAATGACGCACACGCTTGGAGTCGACAATGAAAAAATCCACAAGCTGGCGTGGGACGCGTTTACAGAGGGCACAAAGGTGGCCAAGGAGCAGGGGCTGTACGGCGCAGGCCAAGATCTATTGAAGGACTCGTTCTCTGGCAACGTCAAGGGCATGGGCCCGGGGGTAGCAGAGATTGAAATGGAGGAACGCCCAAGCGAGGTGTTTTGCATTTTTGCAGCCGACAAGACAGAGCCGGGCGCATACAACTTTCCGCTTTGGAGGATGTTTGTCGACGCAAGGAGCAACACCGGGCTTTTGATAAACGAGCGCCTTGCAGAGGGCGTCGTATTTCGGATAATGGACGTCATGTCCGGCAAGGTCGCCGATCTAAAGATGTGGCAGGACAAGGCAGAGCTTGAGGCGGCCCTGATGTATCCCGGCAGGTACGTGGTTTCCGCGGTGTTTTCAGCAGACATGTCTGAGCAGATAGTGTCCGCGTCCACGGACCGCCTGCACAACATCGCCGGCACGTACGTCGGCAAGGACGACCCGATCATGATAGTAAGGACGCAGAAGAACTTTCCGGCGACCGAAGAGGCGGGAAGCGCGTTTAACGACCCGCACTATGTGGCAGGCAACACGAGGGGGAGCCACCACATGCCACTGCAGCCAGTAAAACTCAATTCGCCGGCAAGCCTCAACTACTCCATACCCATCGTATCATGCCTGCTTTTCAGTATGCACAACGGCAAGCTGACCGGCCCGCACGATGGCTTTGGCACTGCAGACTGGGACCTCCAGCGCATGTGGGCGGCAGAGCGCGCCATGATAATGCGCAACCAGGGCTTTATCCATCCTGCAACTCTCATCCCAGAAGAGCTAGAGTACAACAAGGGCTACCAGGCGCGCATGAGCAAGCTGGAATCCAAGTTCCGCGACCTCGACGCGCAGAAGAAGGGCAAAGCTGGCAAGCGTTGA
- a CDS encoding trimeric intracellular cation channel family protein yields MADPGLSVSTLIQFLDLFGTAAFAATGAFKAVEHKSDIVGIIILATITGVAGGVLRDVIFGRIPPVAIANPFYVIITIGMAVAIFFLYRSFKHYEGLILKFDAVGLGVFTIIGASFAYSVFGMNFLAMAFAGIVTAIGGGILRDVFVNEVPIVFVKELYASASFAGVVVFFGMLAAGVDVNVAAIPCIALVTGLRMFAMKYNWNLPRPRV; encoded by the coding sequence TTGGCGGACCCCGGCCTTTCCGTTTCCACGCTCATCCAGTTCCTAGACCTCTTTGGGACTGCCGCGTTCGCAGCCACCGGCGCGTTCAAGGCAGTCGAGCATAAGTCCGACATCGTCGGAATCATCATACTTGCCACGATAACCGGCGTTGCAGGCGGCGTGCTCCGGGACGTGATATTTGGCAGGATACCGCCCGTCGCCATAGCAAACCCGTTCTATGTTATAATAACGATAGGGATGGCAGTTGCGATCTTTTTCCTCTACAGGTCGTTCAAGCACTACGAGGGGCTTATCCTGAAATTTGACGCAGTAGGCCTTGGCGTCTTTACCATAATCGGCGCGTCGTTTGCCTACAGCGTGTTTGGGATGAATTTCCTTGCGATGGCGTTTGCAGGCATAGTGACCGCAATCGGGGGCGGGATACTGCGCGACGTTTTTGTCAATGAAGTGCCGATAGTGTTTGTCAAAGAGCTGTACGCGTCTGCAAGCTTTGCCGGCGTGGTCGTGTTTTTTGGGATGCTTGCCGCCGGAGTCGACGTCAACGTCGCGGCCATACCGTGCATCGCGCTTGTAACGGGGCTTCGCATGTTTGCGATGAAGTACAACTGGAACCTGCCGAGGCCTAGGGTCTAG
- a CDS encoding class I SAM-dependent methyltransferase, whose protein sequence is MGAKQIDHDDDDKSHNASIISQFTKNAAHYHQLSEHSNQHGKELMLKLSKPQPDDTVLDVACGTGIVSCEFAQFVSHVTGIDLTPAMIEQAKQAQQEKQLKNITWKIGDVSKPLPFDDSSFSMVVTRYSFHHLLEPKKVLQEMERVCASKGKILVIDVTPDPDKVDAYNRVEKLRDSSHVGALTLTELENIMREAGLTDIEIEHHDLEVELESILQASSPSQNDADKIRLLFKQDLTKDNLGMRSHLKENKIHFYFPISMIVGKKN, encoded by the coding sequence ATGGGTGCCAAACAGATTGATCATGATGATGACGACAAATCTCATAACGCGTCTATAATCTCGCAGTTTACAAAAAACGCGGCTCACTATCATCAATTGTCGGAGCATTCAAACCAGCATGGAAAGGAGCTGATGCTAAAATTAAGCAAGCCGCAGCCAGATGATACGGTCCTAGACGTGGCCTGCGGCACCGGGATAGTGTCGTGTGAATTTGCACAGTTTGTCTCCCATGTGACCGGAATTGACCTGACCCCTGCAATGATAGAGCAGGCAAAACAAGCGCAACAGGAAAAACAACTAAAAAACATAACCTGGAAGATTGGCGACGTCTCTAAACCGCTTCCTTTTGACGATTCGTCGTTTTCCATGGTGGTGACAAGGTACAGTTTCCATCACTTACTTGAGCCAAAAAAAGTGTTGCAAGAGATGGAGCGCGTGTGTGCCAGCAAAGGAAAGATCCTGGTCATTGACGTGACGCCTGACCCTGACAAGGTGGACGCCTACAACCGCGTAGAGAAACTGCGCGATTCGTCGCACGTGGGGGCATTAACACTGACAGAACTGGAAAACATCATGAGGGAAGCAGGCCTGACAGATATTGAAATCGAGCATCATGATTTGGAAGTCGAGCTGGAAAGCATTCTTCAAGCGTCCAGTCCAAGCCAGAACGATGCAGACAAAATCCGCCTCTTGTTCAAGCAAGACTTGACCAAGGACAACCTGGGCATGAGGAGCCACCTAAAAGAAAACAAGATCCATTTCTATTTCCCAATATCCATGATCGTTGGCAAAAAGAACTAG
- a CDS encoding DUF1326 domain-containing protein yields the protein MAQVDWYIEGVEFSNCNCDYACPCQFESRRPTHGYCRGFAAVRIDKGHFGDVVLDGLGAALLYAFPGPIYEGNGECQAVIDERADGKQRDALATVLYGGETNEGATHWWVYRMMSSIVHPPLFKHIEFDMNIERRKARIVIPDVLESTARPIRSPATGAEHRVRINLPNGIEFDLAEIGSGITKTMASIALDLKDTYCHFTVLRQSGKGVVHSR from the coding sequence ATGGCACAGGTTGACTGGTACATCGAAGGAGTCGAGTTCAGCAATTGCAACTGCGACTACGCCTGTCCTTGTCAGTTCGAGTCACGCCGGCCCACACACGGATACTGTCGCGGCTTCGCGGCCGTCCGCATCGATAAGGGCCACTTTGGAGATGTGGTGCTCGATGGCCTCGGCGCAGCCCTCCTCTACGCTTTTCCGGGACCGATCTACGAGGGCAACGGCGAGTGTCAGGCCGTCATCGATGAGCGGGCGGACGGCAAGCAACGAGACGCTCTTGCTACCGTCCTGTACGGTGGCGAGACCAACGAGGGGGCGACCCATTGGTGGGTCTATCGGATGATGTCAAGCATCGTCCATCCCCCGCTTTTCAAACACATCGAGTTTGACATGAATATCGAGCGCCGAAAAGCACGCATCGTGATCCCCGATGTGCTCGAGTCCACCGCCCGTCCGATCCGAAGCCCTGCGACTGGGGCTGAGCATCGCGTCCGCATTAACCTCCCGAATGGGATCGAGTTCGACCTCGCAGAGATCGGCAGTGGCATCACCAAGACGATGGCCTCAATCGCCCTCGACCTCAAGGACACCTACTGTCATTTCACTGTTCTGCGCCAGTCGGGCAAGGGGGTGGTCCACTCACGATAG
- a CDS encoding P-II family nitrogen regulator produces MKRLDLIIPHERLEEVNEILHKHKVGGMSFYDIKGRGRAKREPVAVGRGVMRYVPEFGFRTKIEVLVADSMAKPIIDDILKNISTGSASDGKIFVYDVAEAYDIGSKETGDEAL; encoded by the coding sequence ATGAAGAGGCTGGACCTGATAATTCCACACGAGCGTCTCGAAGAGGTTAACGAGATCCTCCACAAGCACAAGGTCGGAGGAATGTCGTTTTACGACATAAAAGGCAGGGGCCGCGCAAAAAGAGAGCCTGTCGCAGTCGGAAGGGGCGTCATGCGCTACGTGCCGGAGTTTGGGTTCCGCACAAAAATTGAGGTGCTGGTGGCCGACTCGATGGCAAAGCCGATAATTGACGACATCCTCAAAAACATTAGCACCGGCTCGGCATCTGACGGCAAGATATTTGTCTACGACGTGGCAGAAGCGTACGACATTGGAAGCAAAGAGACTGGCGACGAAGCTCTCTAG
- a CDS encoding MFS transporter, producing MGSVEKQDVNSSGWRTLIILSCLGLIVMFDETMILPAIPDFIRDFHISYSTSSWILASYIIAGAVMTPIAGKLSDIYGKKKILLIVMAVYAMGILSGRFAHSIEIMVAARVAQGVGMAMFPIAFGIIREVLPEKKLAIGQTIFSSTFSGGAVIGLVAGAAIIQNFGWQATFLAILPAAIALLLVIVKFVHVRHIPMPTMEAGGSGNLSNAQKIDIKGTLALAATIVTFLAGISLLETNSDNSVYQLAGLFAASGASLAAFIAIEKRVQMPLLDLKIMTSKLFLPPVIVIMLVFMSMFMVYQTIPVMVRSPEPLGFGGDAITSARVQLPFMIVLLAGTIMSGFLLNKVGNVRLLLIGTAISTMGFFSLLAFHSTEDIVSVGLGIIAAGLSLSITGAFNVILLSVPMQVTGIALGMAMLLNLVGMSIGPSFAGMFQQMDQGTVPGVPGTFPTEAAYNMIFLTAALVSIASVVMALSVARRKIAPAVMTGEQREADKGGFAGH from the coding sequence GTGGGTAGCGTAGAAAAACAAGACGTGAATAGCTCGGGATGGAGGACGCTCATAATCCTGAGCTGCCTTGGCCTGATTGTCATGTTTGACGAGACGATGATACTGCCAGCGATCCCGGATTTCATCCGCGATTTCCACATCTCGTACAGCACCTCGTCGTGGATACTTGCATCTTACATAATTGCGGGAGCGGTCATGACGCCGATTGCCGGCAAGCTCTCTGACATCTATGGCAAGAAAAAGATACTGCTCATAGTGATGGCAGTCTATGCAATGGGCATCCTTTCAGGACGGTTTGCCCACAGCATCGAAATAATGGTCGCGGCGAGAGTGGCGCAGGGAGTCGGGATGGCGATGTTCCCTATTGCTTTTGGAATCATCAGAGAAGTCCTTCCGGAGAAAAAGCTTGCAATAGGCCAGACCATATTCAGCTCTACATTTTCCGGCGGAGCCGTCATCGGCCTGGTAGCCGGCGCGGCCATAATCCAGAACTTTGGATGGCAGGCGACGTTTCTGGCGATACTGCCTGCCGCAATTGCGCTCTTGCTTGTGATAGTAAAGTTCGTGCACGTCCGGCATATCCCAATGCCGACAATGGAAGCGGGCGGCAGCGGTAATCTATCAAATGCCCAGAAAATCGACATAAAAGGAACACTAGCACTTGCCGCCACGATAGTCACATTTCTGGCAGGCATATCGCTGCTTGAAACCAACAGCGACAATTCAGTGTACCAGCTTGCAGGCCTCTTTGCGGCATCCGGGGCATCTCTTGCGGCATTTATCGCCATCGAAAAGAGAGTGCAGATGCCTCTGCTAGACCTGAAGATAATGACCAGCAAGCTCTTCCTCCCTCCCGTCATCGTCATCATGCTGGTCTTCATGTCCATGTTCATGGTGTACCAGACTATCCCTGTCATGGTGAGGAGCCCCGAGCCGCTTGGGTTTGGAGGGGACGCGATAACCTCCGCAAGGGTTCAGCTTCCCTTCATGATCGTACTGCTTGCAGGGACGATAATGTCGGGATTCCTCTTGAATAAAGTCGGCAACGTCAGGCTATTGTTGATAGGCACTGCAATCAGCACTATGGGATTCTTTAGCCTGTTGGCGTTCCATTCGACAGAAGACATTGTATCGGTTGGGCTTGGGATAATCGCAGCCGGGCTCTCGCTTTCAATCACCGGCGCGTTTAACGTGATACTCCTTTCGGTGCCGATGCAGGTGACCGGAATTGCCCTTGGGATGGCGATGCTCCTCAACCTAGTCGGAATGTCGATTGGCCCGTCGTTTGCCGGAATGTTCCAGCAGATGGACCAGGGGACCGTCCCGGGAGTTCCAGGCACGTTTCCGACCGAGGCCGCGTACAACATGATATTCCTCACGGCGGCGCTGGTGTCAATTGCGTCTGTTGTCATGGCGCTCTCTGTGGCAAGGAGAAAAATCGCGCCTGCGGTAATGACTGGGGAACAGCGAGAGGCAGACAAAGGCGGATTCGCTGGACACTAG
- a CDS encoding P-II family nitrogen regulator produces the protein MKKIEAVVPHARVERAFAALKELDLGGITYFESKGRGEIPRPKIHSGRGTGTYTPEFNVNSTIMVVVKDSMVEKVIEKILESTSSGLKGEGKIFISEIEDVIDVGTKKRGESAL, from the coding sequence ATGAAGAAAATCGAAGCTGTGGTCCCTCATGCGCGCGTCGAAAGGGCGTTTGCCGCCCTCAAGGAGCTTGACCTTGGCGGCATCACGTATTTCGAGTCAAAGGGCCGGGGAGAGATTCCGCGCCCCAAGATCCACTCTGGCAGGGGAACGGGCACCTACACCCCCGAGTTCAACGTCAACTCGACCATAATGGTGGTTGTAAAGGACTCGATGGTGGAAAAAGTGATTGAAAAGATACTGGAAAGCACCAGCTCGGGGCTAAAGGGCGAAGGCAAGATATTCATCTCTGAAATTGAAGACGTTATAGACGTAGGGACGAAAAAGCGCGGAGAATCGGCTCTCTAG
- a CDS encoding RNA polymerase Rbp10, which produces MSSEGTGSVTYECMRCGTPVTVEELSRLPEIKCICGFRVFRKARPPIVKQLKAV; this is translated from the coding sequence ATGTCTTCTGAAGGTACTGGCAGCGTAACCTACGAGTGCATGCGCTGTGGCACGCCCGTGACTGTCGAGGAGCTGTCACGCCTGCCAGAGATAAAGTGCATCTGCGGCTTTAGGGTGTTCCGCAAGGCAAGGCCGCCAATAGTAAAGCAGCTAAAGGCTGTCTAG